One stretch of Longimicrobiaceae bacterium DNA includes these proteins:
- a CDS encoding FG-GAP-like repeat-containing protein, with protein sequence MKGAGKEVKRVLLTLALLAAVAGCREEPVPVQELFTLRNQGLLHLERGQLEEAEAQFARLVELAPDEPLGHANLGLTLLRAGRTEEAESHLTRARRLDPGNVEVALILARLYVVTDRPDEARALLEEMGDSGSDVRLLYALAELDSAATDASGRARYLDRLRSILEIDAVNLPVRLRLAEALLEAGQTDDALRELEEIRRIPPEPPTEALPLLETALEEVRDGNIPAARDALSRFHQAVEVTAPYQAELVEMGWVEGPLVGNPVLTFAPEDFVAMLGMRDSAEAAGIAFVDATDGSGLPEAGGGAAVVAAADIDRDGRPELFVSPADDAPAALHRERGGQFLPLGGDFSLPLEQSATAVAFADLDNDGWLDLAATTGSGAVEFLRNRRDGSFEPGPWASIATSRGAQPVFVDVDHDGDLDLLLPTGRGVSLHRNNLDGTFTDVTREFGLAGAAAAVVDFGDLDGDGRIDLVLSGGEAGLRVYRNQGARGFSDATDAVGLDGGGSGPAVIADLDNDGILDLVITGGGESPPAFWRGERDGTFTRETRSDAGLSTLPADAAALRPLDFDNDGWLDLVAVSPQGAGSSSLVLLRNTGDAVLENKSAALPDGVEPGGRLLVVDIDGDGDLDLLLGQPSGGVRVLRNEGGNLNRAVRVELNALGAGSGKNNDFGIGALLQLRVGDTLQTRVVTEPVTHFGLGPHLKADVLRVEWPNGVPQLVYLPGTDQDVLELETLKGSCAFLYTWDGERFRFVTDVMWRSALGMPLGLMGQRGSTMFAPPGASREYLRLPGEALVPRDGHYVLQLTEELWETAYLDEVRLLAVDRPDSVEIFVDERFVPPGPVDLRIYALTGIAPPLSATDDHGNDLLAALRNKDDVYVDNLVPTRYQGIVDPHDLVLDLGEVAGEPGAVLVLRGWIYPTDASINVALSQQTQLVPQAPVLEVKNAAGEWVKAVDLSFPSGKDKTIVVELGGIFPTSDHRVRLRTNLQIYWDQAFVAREVPQAELHVQELPMAAADLHYRGFSRMYRKGGRYGPHWFDYQEVNEESPWRPITGAFTRFGDVLSLLTEADDKYVVMAPGDETTIEFETGPDTAGEGWQRDFLLYTVGWIKDSDLNTAFGDTVEPLPFHGIKEYPYAPGESYPDDPEHQRYLREYNTRIVTRR encoded by the coding sequence ATGAAGGGAGCCGGCAAGGAGGTCAAGCGGGTACTTCTCACTCTCGCTCTCCTCGCCGCCGTTGCGGGCTGCCGCGAGGAGCCAGTGCCCGTGCAGGAGCTCTTCACGCTGAGGAACCAGGGTCTTCTGCATCTGGAGCGCGGACAGCTCGAGGAGGCCGAGGCTCAGTTCGCCCGACTGGTCGAGCTCGCGCCGGACGAGCCTCTCGGCCACGCGAACCTGGGCCTGACCCTTCTGCGGGCAGGGCGGACGGAGGAAGCGGAGTCGCATCTCACCCGAGCGCGCAGACTGGACCCCGGGAACGTGGAGGTCGCTCTGATCCTGGCCCGCCTCTACGTGGTGACGGATCGGCCGGACGAAGCTCGCGCCCTTCTGGAAGAGATGGGCGACTCCGGCTCGGACGTGCGACTTCTCTACGCCCTCGCGGAACTCGATTCGGCGGCAACGGATGCGAGCGGCCGCGCGCGCTACCTGGACCGGCTTCGGAGCATCCTGGAAATCGACGCGGTCAATCTGCCGGTGCGCCTGCGGCTCGCGGAGGCCCTGCTCGAGGCGGGTCAAACCGACGACGCGCTGCGAGAGCTGGAAGAGATCCGGCGCATTCCGCCCGAGCCGCCGACCGAGGCGCTGCCGCTCCTCGAAACCGCGCTCGAGGAAGTTCGTGACGGCAACATTCCCGCCGCCCGGGATGCCCTCTCCCGATTCCACCAGGCGGTCGAGGTCACCGCACCGTATCAGGCGGAGCTGGTCGAGATGGGGTGGGTGGAGGGCCCGCTGGTTGGCAATCCGGTGCTGACCTTCGCCCCCGAGGATTTCGTGGCGATGCTGGGCATGCGGGACTCGGCCGAGGCGGCTGGGATCGCCTTCGTCGACGCCACCGACGGATCGGGCCTGCCGGAGGCCGGCGGTGGCGCTGCCGTCGTCGCGGCTGCCGATATCGACCGGGACGGCCGACCCGAGCTGTTCGTCTCGCCGGCCGACGATGCGCCGGCGGCGCTCCATCGCGAACGAGGGGGACAGTTCCTGCCGCTGGGCGGGGACTTCTCGCTTCCGCTCGAGCAGTCGGCCACGGCGGTGGCGTTTGCTGACCTCGACAACGACGGCTGGCTGGATCTCGCCGCGACCACGGGATCGGGCGCCGTCGAATTCCTCCGTAACCGCCGCGACGGCTCCTTCGAGCCGGGGCCGTGGGCCAGCATCGCTACTTCGCGCGGGGCGCAGCCCGTTTTCGTGGACGTCGATCACGATGGCGATCTCGACCTCCTGCTCCCGACCGGCAGAGGCGTCTCGTTGCACCGTAATAACCTGGACGGGACCTTCACGGATGTGACTCGCGAGTTCGGGCTGGCGGGCGCCGCGGCTGCCGTCGTGGATTTCGGCGATCTGGACGGAGACGGCCGCATCGATCTCGTGCTCAGCGGCGGCGAGGCGGGTCTTCGCGTCTACCGCAACCAGGGGGCGCGAGGCTTCTCCGATGCGACCGACGCAGTCGGCCTGGACGGGGGAGGGAGCGGCCCGGCGGTCATCGCGGACCTGGACAACGATGGCATTCTGGATCTGGTTATCACCGGTGGTGGCGAGTCGCCGCCTGCCTTCTGGCGGGGAGAGCGCGATGGAACTTTTACCCGTGAGACCCGATCCGACGCGGGGTTGAGTACGCTCCCCGCCGACGCCGCGGCGCTGCGGCCGCTCGACTTCGACAACGACGGCTGGCTCGACCTGGTCGCCGTCTCCCCGCAAGGGGCCGGGAGCTCCTCGCTCGTTCTGCTGCGCAACACGGGTGACGCAGTCCTGGAAAACAAGTCGGCGGCGCTTCCCGACGGTGTTGAGCCCGGGGGGCGGCTCCTGGTGGTGGATATCGATGGGGATGGGGACCTGGACCTCCTGCTCGGACAACCCTCCGGCGGGGTACGCGTGCTCCGCAACGAGGGCGGGAACCTGAATCGCGCGGTGCGCGTGGAGCTGAATGCGCTGGGGGCCGGCAGCGGCAAGAACAACGACTTCGGCATTGGCGCCCTGCTACAGCTCCGCGTGGGCGATACCCTGCAGACGCGTGTCGTCACCGAGCCCGTGACCCACTTCGGGTTGGGGCCGCACCTGAAGGCGGATGTACTCCGCGTCGAGTGGCCGAACGGCGTCCCGCAACTGGTGTACCTCCCCGGGACCGATCAGGACGTACTGGAGTTGGAGACCCTCAAGGGCTCCTGCGCCTTCCTCTATACCTGGGACGGCGAGCGCTTCCGCTTCGTAACCGATGTCATGTGGCGCAGTGCGCTCGGGATGCCCCTGGGGCTCATGGGGCAGCGCGGTTCCACCATGTTTGCCCCCCCCGGGGCATCGCGTGAATACCTGCGCTTGCCAGGCGAGGCCCTCGTTCCGCGAGACGGGCACTACGTCCTTCAGCTCACCGAGGAGCTGTGGGAGACGGCCTACCTGGACGAGGTCCGTCTGCTGGCCGTGGACCGCCCGGACTCGGTCGAGATCTTCGTCGACGAGCGGTTCGTCCCGCCCGGCCCGGTGGATCTGAGGATCTATGCGCTTACCGGAATCGCGCCTCCGCTGAGCGCCACCGACGATCACGGCAACGATCTGCTCGCCGCACTGCGGAACAAGGACGACGTGTATGTCGACAACCTGGTCCCCACCCGCTACCAGGGGATCGTCGATCCGCACGATCTCGTTCTAGACCTCGGCGAGGTGGCCGGCGAACCGGGCGCCGTGCTGGTGCTGCGAGGCTGGATCTACCCGACGGACGCGAGCATCAACGTCGCCCTCTCGCAGCAGACCCAGCTGGTGCCGCAGGCACCGGTGCTGGAGGTGAAGAACGCGGCGGGCGAGTGGGTCAAAGCCGTGGATCTGAGCTTTCCTTCGGGGAAGGATAAGACCATCGTAGTCGAGTTGGGCGGGATCTTCCCCACCTCCGACCACCGCGTCCGGCTCCGCACGAACCTGCAGATCTACTGGGATCAGGCCTTCGTCGCCCGGGAGGTGCCGCAGGCGGAGCTGCACGTCCAGGAGCTCCCCATGGCTGCGGCCGATCTGCACTATCGCGGCTTCTCCCGCATGTACCGGAAGGGCGGGCGCTACGGTCCGCACTGGTTCGACTACCAGGAGGTCAACGAGGAGTCCCCGTGGCGGCCGATCACCGGGGCGTTCACCCGCTTCGGCGACGTACTGTCGCTTCTCACCGAGGCGGACGACAAGTACGTGGTCATGGCCCCGGGAGACGAGACCACCATCGAGTTCGAGACCGGTCCGGATACGGCGGGCGAAGGGTGGCAGCGCGACTTCCTGCTCTACACGGTGGGTTGGATCAAGGATTCGGATCTCAACACCGCCTTCGGCGATACGGTAGAGCCACTGCCGTTCCACGGCATCAAGGAATACCCCTATGCTCCGGGGGAGAGTTATCCCGATGACCCCGAGCATCAGCGGTACCTTCGCGAGTACAACACCCGCATCGTGACGCGGCGCTGA
- a CDS encoding peroxidase-related enzyme (This protein belongs to a clade of uncharacterized proteins related to peroxidases such as the alkylhydroperoxidase AhpD.): MPHISLPQDLPGIRSLVAYRTDTGQLLYELAERLLRSESTLSPADRELIAAYVSSRNECLFCTSSHAAASRHLYGERASVVDAVIADLETAPVDEKLRALLRIAGKVQQNGRLVTEDDIQAARAQGATDREIHDTVLIAAAFSMYNRYVDGLATWAPSDPEAYAEMGKRMAEQGYAARFAQVVGAAKA, from the coding sequence TTGCCGCACATCTCACTCCCTCAGGATCTCCCCGGCATCCGCTCGCTGGTGGCGTATCGCACCGATACGGGTCAGCTGCTGTACGAGCTGGCTGAACGGCTGCTCCGCTCCGAGTCTACGCTGAGCCCTGCCGATCGAGAGCTGATTGCGGCTTATGTGTCTTCCCGCAACGAGTGCCTGTTCTGCACCTCCAGCCACGCGGCGGCCTCGCGCCACCTCTACGGGGAGCGAGCGTCGGTGGTGGACGCCGTGATCGCGGATCTGGAGACCGCCCCTGTGGACGAGAAGCTGAGGGCGTTGCTCCGGATCGCCGGGAAGGTTCAGCAGAACGGCCGCCTGGTCACCGAAGACGATATCCAGGCGGCTCGCGCGCAGGGTGCCACCGATCGAGAGATCCACGACACCGTTCTGATCGCCGCGGCGTTCAGCATGTACAACCGGTACGTAGACGGTCTGGCCACCTGGGCGCCGAGCGACCCCGAGGCGTACGCCGAGATGGGGAAACGCATGGCCGAGCAGGGATACGCGGCCCGCTTCGCCCAGGTCGTCGGCGCGGCGAAGGCATGA
- a CDS encoding TonB-dependent receptor, which yields MNKSRPSWGARLLWVALLTLVGGTFADPAPLAAQQVTVSGTVTDSQTGEPLTAVTVTVAGTSTATLTDAAGRYSIQAPPNGSLSLARIGYATVEVPIQGRSTVDVQLEATVTQLEELVVTGYSAQRRGDITSAVATVNMEAVEEQTSASVIQRLSGRVSGVTVENSGSPGSRSTVRIRGISSFQNNDPLYIIDGVPVEETYANFLNPNDVESIQVLKDASAASIYGSRANNGVIIITTKKGQRGSGPQVNVDLAYGIANAYRGYDDFLILDPLDYFEFEKRRYENAGLDIPESLTSLYGDPNNPTIPEYIYAHPNTVVSRDQWGRPVVDESLYRFPDQLIMRGSNGTNWWDEVFRTGETRDLNVSVRGGGDNERYSVGFSYFDQDGTAIGNRFRRGTVRVNTDFSRGRFTVGENLTVALEDAYGGIAGDNFGEGNLIGKNILSQPVIPVRDIGGWWASGKGPGLGNNTNPVREASLGPDRRNRNTRVFGNVFGQIQLTEGIWTNSSLGLNAGEGASRGWTPIRPEDSEPSLVNSINESNNYFTNWTITNTLNLQRTLGDNHNFSALVGHEAIHSRSRSIGASMANLVTDDENARYIQAALGDPDTRDVSSSGGVAALLSWFGKVDYNFAGRYYLSGTLRYDGSSRLGEAYRWGTFPSFSLGWRASQEPFLQDNDVITNLMFRFGWGVTGNQNIPAGRTISGYGGSIASSFYDISGSENSVVTGYRQTSIGNPNLKWEENRTVNVGMDLELYGRTTLEIDVYQRDSDNLLYNPPLPATAGAAAPPIVNIGQMKNTGVDASLGFGGSFANGLVWDVSINASHYKNEIVRIDGQQDQVPGPVAGRAGTMVMNRVGHPIGAFYGFKVDGYYQTQQEIDELNATARQKTGRADALYFAGAAPGRLKFVDINGDGVVDAEDRTIIGSPHPDLTGGINLGLRYNSWDFSADLFGTFGNDIWEMQKEFYVFRVFPTNVRRDLLTDSWTPDRPNAKYPILDANDNVSNQPSEFYIEDGSYIRLRALQIGYTVPPQHTFAGLNNLRIYLRGENLFTITDYPGLDPALPALAAGGSAGDIRDQARGIDRGVYPTSRIFTLGVGIGF from the coding sequence ATGAACAAGTCTCGTCCGAGTTGGGGGGCAAGGCTGCTATGGGTCGCCCTGCTCACCCTGGTGGGCGGCACATTCGCCGACCCAGCACCACTTGCCGCGCAGCAGGTGACGGTCTCGGGAACGGTGACCGATTCCCAGACGGGCGAGCCGCTCACCGCCGTCACCGTCACCGTGGCCGGCACCAGCACAGCCACGCTGACCGACGCGGCCGGTCGGTATTCGATCCAGGCTCCTCCCAATGGCTCCCTCTCGCTCGCCCGGATCGGCTACGCCACGGTAGAGGTGCCGATTCAGGGCCGCAGCACGGTCGATGTGCAGCTCGAGGCCACGGTCACCCAGCTCGAGGAACTGGTCGTGACCGGGTACAGCGCGCAGCGGCGGGGCGACATCACCAGCGCGGTCGCCACGGTGAACATGGAGGCGGTCGAGGAGCAGACCTCCGCCAGCGTGATCCAGCGCCTCTCCGGCCGCGTCTCCGGCGTGACCGTGGAGAACAGCGGCTCGCCGGGATCGCGCAGCACCGTGCGCATTCGCGGGATCAGCTCCTTCCAGAACAATGACCCCCTCTACATCATCGACGGCGTTCCGGTCGAGGAGACGTACGCCAACTTCCTCAACCCCAACGACGTCGAGTCGATCCAGGTGCTGAAGGACGCCTCCGCCGCCTCCATTTACGGCTCGCGCGCGAACAACGGCGTCATCATCATCACCACCAAGAAGGGGCAGCGGGGTTCGGGTCCGCAGGTGAACGTCGACCTGGCGTACGGCATCGCGAACGCCTACCGCGGCTATGACGACTTCCTGATCCTGGACCCGCTGGACTACTTCGAGTTCGAGAAGCGCCGCTACGAGAACGCGGGGCTGGACATTCCGGAGAGCCTCACCTCCCTCTACGGCGACCCCAACAACCCCACCATCCCCGAGTACATCTACGCGCACCCTAACACGGTCGTCTCGCGCGACCAGTGGGGTCGTCCCGTGGTGGACGAATCGCTGTACCGCTTCCCCGACCAGCTGATCATGCGGGGCAGCAACGGGACGAACTGGTGGGACGAGGTCTTCAGGACGGGTGAGACCCGCGACCTCAACGTCTCGGTGCGCGGCGGCGGCGACAACGAGCGGTACAGCGTCGGCTTCAGCTACTTCGACCAGGATGGTACCGCGATCGGCAACCGCTTCCGGCGTGGAACGGTGCGGGTCAACACGGATTTCAGCCGCGGCCGCTTTACCGTGGGTGAGAACCTCACCGTGGCGCTGGAGGATGCGTACGGTGGCATCGCCGGCGACAACTTCGGCGAGGGCAACCTGATTGGTAAGAACATCCTGTCGCAGCCGGTAATCCCGGTCCGGGACATCGGCGGCTGGTGGGCATCCGGTAAGGGGCCAGGTCTGGGCAACAACACCAACCCGGTGCGTGAAGCCTCGCTCGGGCCCGATCGGCGGAACCGGAACACTCGCGTGTTCGGTAACGTCTTCGGACAGATCCAGCTGACGGAAGGGATCTGGACGAACAGCAGCCTGGGTCTCAACGCGGGTGAGGGCGCCTCCCGGGGTTGGACCCCAATCCGACCCGAGGACTCCGAGCCGAGCCTGGTCAACAGCATCAACGAGAGCAACAACTACTTCACCAACTGGACGATCACCAACACGCTGAACCTGCAGCGTACGCTGGGAGACAATCACAACTTTTCGGCACTGGTCGGCCACGAGGCGATTCACAGCCGCAGCCGGAGCATCGGCGCCAGCATGGCGAACCTGGTCACGGACGACGAGAACGCCCGCTACATCCAGGCAGCCCTCGGTGATCCGGACACTCGGGACGTGAGCAGCTCGGGTGGAGTCGCCGCCCTGCTCTCCTGGTTCGGGAAGGTCGACTACAACTTCGCTGGCCGCTACTACCTGAGTGGCACGCTGCGTTACGACGGGTCCTCACGCCTCGGCGAAGCCTACCGCTGGGGAACCTTCCCCTCCTTCAGCCTGGGTTGGCGTGCCTCGCAGGAGCCCTTCCTCCAGGACAACGACGTGATCACGAACCTGATGTTCCGGTTCGGCTGGGGGGTCACGGGCAACCAGAACATCCCGGCGGGTCGCACGATCAGCGGCTACGGCGGCTCGATCGCCAGCTCCTTCTATGACATCAGCGGTTCGGAGAACAGCGTGGTCACCGGGTACCGGCAGACCTCCATCGGGAACCCGAACCTGAAGTGGGAGGAGAACCGGACGGTCAACGTGGGCATGGATCTCGAGCTCTACGGCCGGACCACTCTCGAGATCGACGTCTACCAGCGCGACTCGGACAACCTGCTGTACAACCCGCCGCTGCCGGCCACCGCGGGTGCGGCCGCCCCGCCGATCGTCAACATCGGCCAGATGAAGAACACCGGCGTGGACGCGTCGCTGGGCTTCGGGGGCAGCTTCGCCAACGGGCTGGTGTGGGACGTGAGCATCAACGCGTCTCACTACAAGAACGAGATCGTCCGCATCGACGGGCAGCAGGACCAGGTTCCGGGCCCGGTCGCCGGCCGCGCGGGAACGATGGTAATGAACCGCGTCGGCCACCCGATCGGCGCCTTCTACGGCTTCAAGGTTGACGGCTACTATCAAACGCAGCAGGAGATCGACGAACTGAACGCGACCGCCCGGCAGAAGACCGGACGCGCTGACGCGCTCTACTTCGCCGGTGCCGCTCCCGGCCGTCTGAAGTTCGTTGACATCAACGGCGACGGCGTGGTCGACGCGGAAGACCGCACCATCATCGGCTCGCCGCACCCGGATCTCACCGGCGGAATCAACCTGGGGCTGCGCTACAACAGCTGGGACTTCTCGGCCGACCTGTTCGGCACCTTCGGGAACGACATCTGGGAGATGCAGAAGGAGTTCTACGTCTTCCGCGTCTTCCCGACCAACGTCCGCCGCGACCTGCTGACGGACTCGTGGACGCCGGACAGGCCGAACGCGAAGTACCCGATCCTCGACGCGAACGACAACGTCAGCAACCAGCCGAGCGAGTTCTACATCGAGGACGGCTCCTACATCCGGCTGCGGGCCCTGCAGATCGGCTATACCGTGCCGCCGCAGCACACCTTCGCCGGACTCAACAACCTGCGCATCTACCTGCGCGGGGAGAACCTGTTCACAATCACTGACTATCCGGGACTCGATCCCGCGCTGCCGGCGCTCGCGGCTGGTGGCAGCGCCGGTGATATCCGCGACCAGGCGCGGGGCATCGACCGCGGCGTCTACCCCACGAGCAGAATCTTCACCCTCGGTGTCGGTATCGGCTTCTGA
- a CDS encoding RagB/SusD family nutrient uptake outer membrane protein, translating into MRGLNRHAAVGLVLMAGFAYGCDDYLNTPPQGALDELTLANEAGVEATLVGAYRMLGGNPDGWQGAPSNWAYGSITTDDAYKGSEASDQPDANALEYYSWGSPGAHNYLNGKWSAVYEGVSRANNTIRLLDRVLADDAGAISQETADGIRGEALFLRAHFHFEAWRMWGNIPYYTETDEDFRKPNTGTDPVPLILADLDAAASLLPESPRKGEVGRVTAWTARAYKGRVQVYIGDYAGGAETLRNVVQNGPYALEEDFHRVWTAFREFANGPETILAYQASVNDGEPNGQNANSAERLNFPHSGSPLGCCGFHQPSQNLVNFFRVDDNGLPLAISVGDLQPLSALEDWNGNDNNFTAANTAPVDPRLDWTVGRDGVPYLDWGIHRSDLGWVRDISFGGYYNGKKHVHEKSANAGSNVGWNPAHLNSVNIHIFRYADLLLLLAEAEVELGNLDAARQIVNQIRERAGRVVQGPGTSASDIAVPIDDPSITWANYRIGLYPSFPSQEYARTAVRYERRLELAMEGQRMFDLQRWNTFIPVLNDYVTVEKTRRPHKSASLEVTDRHRWFPIPDRQIELSEVDGESRLQQNPGW; encoded by the coding sequence ATGAGAGGACTGAACAGGCACGCTGCCGTGGGGCTGGTGCTGATGGCGGGTTTCGCCTACGGCTGCGACGACTATCTGAACACGCCCCCACAGGGCGCGCTCGACGAGCTGACGCTCGCGAACGAGGCCGGGGTGGAGGCGACGCTGGTCGGCGCCTATCGCATGCTTGGCGGGAACCCCGATGGTTGGCAGGGGGCGCCGAGCAACTGGGCGTACGGCAGCATCACCACCGATGACGCCTACAAGGGGTCGGAGGCGTCCGACCAGCCCGACGCCAACGCCCTCGAGTACTACAGCTGGGGCAGCCCGGGCGCTCACAACTACCTGAACGGGAAGTGGTCCGCGGTCTACGAGGGAGTCTCCCGAGCAAACAACACGATCCGCCTGCTCGACCGCGTGCTCGCCGACGACGCGGGCGCGATCAGCCAGGAGACCGCCGATGGGATTCGCGGAGAGGCGCTCTTCCTCCGGGCGCACTTCCACTTCGAAGCCTGGCGGATGTGGGGAAACATCCCCTACTACACGGAGACTGACGAAGACTTTCGCAAGCCCAACACCGGTACGGACCCGGTACCGCTGATCCTGGCCGACCTGGACGCAGCCGCCAGCCTTCTGCCCGAGTCACCACGCAAGGGCGAGGTGGGGCGCGTCACCGCCTGGACCGCGCGTGCGTACAAGGGCCGGGTGCAGGTGTACATCGGCGACTATGCGGGCGGCGCCGAGACGCTGCGCAACGTCGTGCAGAACGGACCATACGCCCTGGAGGAGGACTTCCACCGTGTCTGGACGGCCTTCCGCGAGTTCGCCAACGGCCCGGAGACGATCCTCGCCTACCAGGCCTCGGTGAACGACGGAGAGCCGAACGGCCAGAACGCCAATTCCGCCGAGCGCCTGAACTTCCCGCACTCGGGAAGCCCGCTGGGCTGCTGCGGCTTCCACCAACCGTCGCAGAACCTCGTCAACTTCTTCAGGGTCGATGACAACGGCCTGCCGCTGGCAATCAGTGTCGGCGATCTCCAGCCCCTCAGCGCGCTGGAGGATTGGAACGGGAACGACAACAACTTCACCGCGGCCAACACGGCTCCGGTCGACCCGCGCCTGGACTGGACGGTCGGCCGTGACGGCGTGCCCTACCTGGACTGGGGGATCCATCGCTCCGACCTCGGTTGGGTTCGCGATATCTCCTTCGGCGGCTACTACAACGGGAAGAAGCACGTTCACGAGAAGTCGGCCAACGCCGGGAGCAACGTGGGGTGGAATCCGGCACACCTCAACTCCGTGAACATCCACATCTTCCGCTATGCGGACCTGCTGCTGCTGCTGGCGGAAGCCGAGGTCGAGCTCGGGAACCTCGACGCAGCGCGCCAGATCGTGAACCAGATCCGCGAGCGCGCCGGCAGGGTCGTTCAAGGCCCGGGGACGAGCGCCTCGGACATCGCGGTGCCCATCGACGACCCGAGCATCACCTGGGCGAACTACAGGATCGGCCTCTATCCTTCGTTCCCCAGCCAGGAGTACGCCCGCACCGCCGTGCGTTACGAGCGGCGACTCGAGCTCGCGATGGAGGGCCAGCGGATGTTCGACCTGCAGCGCTGGAACACCTTCATTCCGGTGCTGAATGACTACGTGACCGTCGAGAAGACGCGCCGTCCGCACAAATCCGCATCGCTCGAGGTCACCGACCGGCACCGCTGGTTCCCGATCCCCGACCGCCAGATCGAGCTGAGCGAGGTGGACGGGGAGAGCCGGCTGCAGCAGAACCCCGGCTGGTAA